GAAAAAGAACACAATGACCCACCACCATTTTCATCAGAGCTCGCACCTTCATTTCATTCACTCATAAGTCATAACCCATTTCAATTAcagtaaaaataaaaacaaacccaTTTCTAAACGCTTGTTGAATATGATCTTTCCATTCCCCTTTGTTTAAACCTTGGACCGCCATTGAAGCTGCTTGGACTGCTTGAACTTCTTTCCAAGCTTTGAAAAACGATTTTCCCTGAGGAGTTCATTCTTGGACTATCCACTGAAACCCCCCAGCTTGTCGTTGGTTCTCTCTGGATCGGACTCTGACCCATTCTAGCTCCATCGGTGGATGTTTGATCGGACCGAGACCCTGGTCTTGGCTTAACCATCCTCATTCTTGGTgggtttgggttagggtttaTGTTTCTACATGGTGCAAAAGGGTTGGTGCTTGGCTTATCGGAATCTACTGATAGCCATAGGAGATCGTCGTGTTCATGGCCTGATGATGATGAAGATACGGAAACTGATTCGAAATCTGAGCTTTTCAACAATGGGGGATTCAATAAAGAATCTGAGGAAGATTTGGAGTTTCTATGAAGGAAATGCTTGGGAGATTTTGGGTTATTATTGGATAATAATGAGACTTCACAGCTTTGAGATTGAGGTTTGATGGTGGATTAATGGTGCTTAGTGAACATTTTTTGAAACCCAGTAGCTCCCTCCACCTGCTTGAACACCTTGGAGCTTTAGGTGAAAACAAGTAATGATTTGACCCCGGAAACCTCCATTAAAGAACCTGTTTCCTCTACCTGCATGTTTCTGATGTTTGT
The genomic region above belongs to Gossypium hirsutum isolate 1008001.06 chromosome D05, Gossypium_hirsutum_v2.1, whole genome shotgun sequence and contains:
- the LOC121217199 gene encoding uncharacterized protein codes for the protein MQVEETDFESVSVSSSSSGHEHDDLLWLSVDSDKPSTNPFAPCRNINPNPNPPRMRMVKPRPGSRSDQTSTDGARMGQSPIQREPTTSWGVSVDSPRMNSSGKIVFQSLERSSSSPSSFNGGPRFKQRGMERSYSTSV